The nucleotide window CTCAGACCAGGCCAGAGGACAGACATACCTGACAGGCTGTCTTGGGGGAAGGCCTGTGGGGCATGGCATCTTTTGGACCAGAGTGACCCCTCTCCTCTGCTTATGCCTAGCACAACGGGAGGCCATACTGCCACAAGCCGTGCTATGGGGCTCTCTTTGGACCCAGGGGTAAGTACCAGACTAGACGGGCCGGGAGTCACAGGGGGTAGCTTCCTGTGACTGGGAGCTGGAGGCTCAAGTCTGACCTCCCCTAATCTCTGCAGGGGTGAACATTGGTGGTGTGGGTGCCTATCTGTACAACTCCCCCACTTCCACTCCTGCCAGCACTACTCCCCTCAGCCCCAGTAGCTTCAGCCCTCCCAGGCCAAGGACTGGCCTCCCCCAAAGCAAGAAAAGTAAGTGATGCTAGACCtcagctttttctcctcttccttctcccaactCATACCCAGGCTAGAGGAGGGAGCAGGGCCAAGTGACAGCCTTCTATATTTTGTTTTGGCAAAGTCTTTTCTATCCATGCCCCCctccttcttttttaatattctttcatgTCAGCTGCCGAGTTAAGAGGTAAATTGTGCAGAGGGCATTGTCacttccattttataggtgaggaaatagATCTAGAAAGGACAAGTGACCTTGtacagtcacacagctagtcagAGGCAAAGCTCCAGGCCTCTCTCAGAGCAGGACCGTGGAAGAACTGACTTATGGGGTGAGGGGTCATTGGAGTGGGGCTAGCCCCTCATATTCTTCAACTTCTCTCCTTTGGTCCTTGTTCTTTCCTCTCACTCCCTAGAGTGGGCAGTGACATTGTGCTCCCCAACACCTGACACCCCTGCCCTGGCCAGCTCTTATATCAGCTCAGGTTTCCTGAGGATTGAGTTGCTGACAGGGTTGGGCTGGTGGGCACCTGAGCCCCTGAGAGAATGAGAAGGGAGCAGGTAGTCCCTAAGGCAGAAAGGGATGGGGCAAGAGGTGGAGTCAGAAAGGGCTCACTTCTGAACCCGAGGAAGGCAGACTCATGGCTGCCCATATGGAGGGCTCTGGGATGGAAGAGGACAGTGCCTTGTTAAGTCAGGCTCTTCGTTAACCCTGCTTAGGCCCTGGCCCCCACTTCAGCCCTAGCCAGGGCCTTTTCCCCTTAAAGGCCCTCCCCACATGAAGACATTCACTGGGGAGACCTCGCTGTGCCCTGCCTGTGGTGAACCTGTCTATTTTGGTAAGTGACAATGGAAAAGTTGGGGAGGGGAGAACATGGTGGGCAGCAAGGGCTAGGGAGGCAAATCCAAGGCAGATGTAAGGGGCATTGCCCCTTACAATGGAAGAATTACCACTTCTCTCTACCACCAGCTGAGAAGGTAATGTCTTTGGGCAGAAATTGGCACCGACCCTGTCTGAGGTGCCAGCGTTGCCGGAAGACCCTGACTGCTGGGAGTCATGCCGAAGTAAGCAAGGCAGGGATGGATGGGTAAATGTTGGGAGGAAGGAGGCTGGAGATGGGAAGAGAGCCAGGCTAAGAcagctctcttttctctctgtgtcccaGCATGATGGAGTCCCCTACTGCCACATCCCCTGCTACGGCTACCTGTTTGGCCCTAAAGGTGGGCAGCCCAACCCCAGACACCAGGCCTAAAGTATGGCATGACACGGTCTATAGGGATGTGTAAACAACTTCCCTGGTGGTCAGACATATCCCAGGCCCCTTCCATTTCCCTCCAGCTCTAAACCCAACACCCACCAGACCCAAGGCCTTTGGTGATTGGGCTCTCCTTCAGGTGTGAACATTGGTGATGTGGGCTGCTACATTTATGACCCAGTGGAGATAAAATCCAAATGAGACGTGCACAGAAGATGCCACCCTAAATCAGGTTCCTGCCATCCCCTTCTGGTCCAGTGGGAACTGCAAAATTCTCCAGTCTTATTAGCACGTGGGAAGATGAGATCCTGGGGACCTGGACCTAGGCTCCGTGGTAGGCCAGAAAGTCTAAATTTTCTCTGCCAATTCTTCCCTTTCCCATTCTTATTTGATGAGAAGATATAGGCCACCCCATTTTGAAGGGTGACCTCCTGGCCCTCCCATACCCTTTCCCCAGCAAATTGTGGAGCTTCGTGGTACTCATAAAACTTGTTAAACTTTATTAAGTCTCAGCATCTCTGCCTTCTCCAATAAAATGTGGGCTCCCatgtcttctaattttctttGAGCATGAGGCCTAGACAGTAGGTTGGAGGATGAGCAACGTAGGGGTGGAGGGAGGCATTGCCCTGCAGAGTGCCTCAGAGGTAGCTAGGCCAGCCATGGGAACAAAGAGGTCTGTCCTTCCATTCCCTGAGGTCTGGCATTGGAAGCCCCTAGCACCACAGAGTGGACAGCATGCCCACTAGCCCTGTTGGTACTAGAAGTCATCATAGGACATTCTTGTCTTTAGCACCATCTCTAGAAGAAACACCTTATTCAGCATCTCATTTGAGCATGACAACAGATCTTGTGCTAAGGTCTACCAAGAGGCTTCATTATCCATTTGGAAGAacagactgaggcccagagagggaaaatCACATGCTAAAGATTACACAGCAAATCAATCATGAAGCCAGGATCAGAACCCAGGGCAAACTCAGTGGATTCCCATCAGGGCTCTTCTCACAGTTCATCACCATTGCCCAAACCCAAGGGATACCTTTGTTTACAGAATCCTCCCCAGCCACAAGAGGGGTAGCCAGAATCTCCAGCAGCCCACCAAATTCTGGGAAGTCACCTGTTCCTGGAACCCGAATAATCAAGGCTAAATGAGCACAAGAAGGGGCACCAGT belongs to Nycticebus coucang isolate mNycCou1 chromosome 9, mNycCou1.pri, whole genome shotgun sequence and includes:
- the CRIP3 gene encoding cysteine-rich protein 3 isoform X3, producing the protein MSWTCPRCQQPVFFAEKVSSLGKNWHRFCLKCERCHSVLSPGGHAEHNGRPYCHKPCYGALFGPRGPPHMKTFTGETSLCPACGEPVYFAEKVMSLGRNWHRPCLRCQRCRKTLTAGSHAEHDGVPYCHIPCYGYLFGPKGVNIGDVGCYIYDPVEIKSK
- the CRIP3 gene encoding cysteine-rich protein 3 isoform X1; protein product: MSWTCPRCQQPVFFAEKVSSLGKNWHRFCLKCERCHSVLSPGGHAEHNGRPYCHKPCYGALFGPRGVNIGGVGAYLYNSPTSTPASTTPLSPSSFSPPRPRTGLPQSKKSPPHMKTFTGETSLCPACGEPVYFAEKVMSLGRNWHRPCLRCQRCRKTLTAGSHAEHDGVPYCHIPCYGYLFGPKGVNIGDVGCYIYDPVEIKSK
- the CRIP3 gene encoding cysteine-rich protein 3 isoform X2, which encodes MSWTCPRCQQPVFFAEKVSSLGKNWHRFCLKCERCHSVLSPGGHAEHNGRPYCHKPCYGALFGPRGVNIGGVGAYLYNSPTSTPASTTPLSPSSFSPPRPRTGLPQSKKSPPHMKTFTGETSLCPACGEPVYFAEKVMSLGRNWHRPCLRCQRCRKTLTAGSHAEV